From the genome of Streptococcus marmotae, one region includes:
- a CDS encoding DUF2304 domain-containing protein, protein MIKIWVTLLDVLFLFYLVRMVVKKDIEMKNAFSWILLSLLSLPLVWFPPILEVSSNLLGVEVPSNLIFFISIFFLICLVFSLTCIISKQSIQIRKLAQKMALENKNEK, encoded by the coding sequence ATGATTAAAATATGGGTAACATTATTAGATGTTCTATTTCTTTTTTATTTAGTACGTATGGTAGTAAAAAAAGATATAGAAATGAAGAATGCCTTTTCTTGGATATTATTATCACTCTTATCTCTTCCTCTCGTATGGTTCCCTCCTATTTTAGAGGTTTCATCAAATTTACTAGGAGTAGAAGTTCCTAGTAATTTGATATTTTTTATTAGTATCTTTTTCTTGATTTGTTTAGTTTTTTCTTTAACCTGTATTATCTCAAAACAATCTATTCAAATTAGAAAACTAGCTCAAAAGATGGCATTAGAGAATAAAAATGAAAAATAG
- a CDS encoding AI-2E family transporter has protein sequence MDEQKQKFSTSWFFKWFVNNQAVTFFLVTLLVLLTILVLTKISFIFSPIGSFLEIILLPMLLTGLLYYLLNPIVDILEKYKVSRTVAIGILFVIIAFLLVWGLAVAIPSIQKQVVSFARNLPVYIQDIESQVTALLQDDRFEQFRPTALDMLENVNSHIISFAQKLSSSAVDWAKELISATSQVVVAVLIMPFILFYLLRDGQHLKAHITKYLPTKWRTSIGNVLTDVNSQLSNYVRGQVTVAAIVALMFSIMFTVIGLSYPITLGIVAGFLNLIPYLGSFLAMIPALILGAIAGPFMLIKVVIVFAVEQTIEGRFVTPLIIGSSLNIHPITILFVLLTAGQMFGVGGVLLGIPIYASIKVILKAIFEWYKEYSDLYEPETEVIEEMNDK, from the coding sequence ATGGACGAACAGAAGCAAAAGTTTTCAACTTCTTGGTTTTTTAAATGGTTTGTCAACAATCAGGCTGTGACATTTTTCCTCGTTACCCTGTTGGTTTTACTAACCATTTTGGTTTTGACAAAGATTAGTTTTATTTTTAGCCCAATTGGTAGTTTCCTAGAAATTATTCTCCTTCCGATGTTGTTGACAGGATTGCTCTATTATTTGCTCAATCCCATTGTTGATATCTTGGAGAAATACAAGGTATCACGAACAGTTGCGATTGGGATTCTCTTTGTCATAATCGCCTTTCTCTTGGTCTGGGGCTTGGCTGTTGCCATTCCAAGTATCCAGAAACAGGTAGTGAGTTTTGCTAGGAATCTTCCAGTCTATATTCAAGACATTGAGTCACAGGTGACAGCCCTATTACAGGATGATCGGTTTGAGCAGTTTCGACCAACGGCATTGGACATGTTAGAAAATGTCAACAGCCATATTATTTCCTTTGCGCAAAAGTTATCATCTAGTGCGGTTGATTGGGCCAAGGAATTGATTAGTGCAACCTCACAAGTAGTTGTAGCGGTCTTGATTATGCCCTTTATTCTCTTTTACCTCTTGCGGGACGGGCAACACCTCAAGGCCCATATTACCAAATATTTGCCGACCAAATGGCGGACATCAATCGGCAATGTCTTGACGGATGTCAACAGTCAATTGTCTAATTATGTACGTGGTCAAGTGACAGTTGCAGCTATTGTTGCCTTGATGTTTTCGATTATGTTTACCGTTATTGGACTGAGCTATCCGATTACTTTGGGAATCGTAGCCGGTTTCTTAAACTTAATTCCTTATCTGGGATCTTTTCTTGCCATGATTCCTGCACTTATCCTTGGAGCTATTGCAGGGCCTTTCATGCTGATTAAGGTGGTCATCGTCTTTGCGGTGGAGCAGACAATTGAGGGACGGTTTGTAACGCCACTGATTATTGGTAGTTCATTGAACATTCATCCGATTACCATTTTATTTGTCCTCTTAACGGCTGGTCAGATGTTTGGTGTCGGAGGTGTCTTGCTAGGAATCCCAATTTATGCCTCTATCAAGGTTATCTTGAAAGCAATCTTTGAATGGTATAAGGAGTATAGTGATTTGTATGAACCAGAAACAGAAGTAATTGAGGAAATGAATGACAAATAG
- the infC gene encoding translation initiation factor IF-3, with protein sequence MKAIAKQDLFINDEIRVREVRLIGLEGEQLGIKQLNEAQAIADSANVDLVLIQPQAKPPVAKIMDYGKFKFEYQKKQKEQRKKQSVVTVKEVRLSPTIDKGDFDTKLRNARKFLEKGNKVKVSIRFKGRMITHKEVGAKVLAEFAEATQDIAIIEQRAKMDGRQMFMQLAPASEKK encoded by the coding sequence GTGAAAGCCATAGCAAAGCAAGATTTGTTCATCAATGATGAAATTCGTGTGCGTGAAGTTCGTCTTATCGGTCTCGAGGGTGAACAGTTAGGAATTAAACAACTCAACGAAGCCCAAGCGATAGCTGATAGTGCTAACGTTGATTTAGTGTTGATTCAACCGCAAGCTAAACCACCTGTTGCGAAAATTATGGACTATGGTAAGTTCAAATTTGAGTATCAGAAAAAACAAAAAGAGCAACGCAAAAAACAAAGCGTTGTGACGGTCAAGGAAGTACGTCTTAGTCCGACTATTGATAAGGGAGACTTTGATACAAAACTTCGTAATGCCCGTAAATTCCTTGAAAAAGGAAATAAAGTGAAAGTATCAATCCGTTTTAAAGGACGGATGATTACTCACAAGGAAGTTGGGGCAAAAGTCTTGGCAGAATTTGCTGAAGCAACGCAAGATATTGCGATTATTGAGCAAAGAGCTAAGATGGATGGACGTCAGATGTTCATGCAGCTTGCACCAGCTTCAGAGAAAAAATAG
- a CDS encoding ferredoxin: MKIKLYPEKCIACGLCQTYSDIFDYDDEGIVLLAHTDEDSAIYPDEPAILQAVKSCPTKAITSD, translated from the coding sequence ATGAAAATAAAACTATATCCAGAAAAATGTATCGCCTGTGGTCTATGCCAAACCTATTCTGACATATTTGACTATGACGATGAAGGAATTGTCCTCCTTGCTCATACCGATGAAGACAGCGCCATTTATCCTGATGAACCAGCTATTCTCCAAGCAGTCAAATCCTGCCCCACCAAAGCCATCACATCAGACTGA
- the cmk gene encoding (d)CMP kinase: MKSIQIAIDGPASSGKSTVAKIIAKAFDYTYLDTGAMYRAVTYLALRHQLTQEDTAEILSLLEEYPIAFGRNKAGEQLVFVGDVDVTHAIRENDVTNNVSWVSALAPIRKKLVDLQRKIAAQGGIVMDGRDIGTVVLPEAELKIFLIASVEERALRRFRENQEKGIPTDLERLKEEIALRDHKDSTRAVSPLKAADDAITFDTTGVSIEGVVEFISEKAKEILDK, translated from the coding sequence ATGAAATCAATTCAAATCGCCATAGATGGCCCTGCTTCAAGTGGAAAAAGCACCGTTGCAAAGATTATCGCAAAAGCCTTTGATTATACTTATTTGGATACAGGAGCGATGTATCGTGCAGTTACTTACTTAGCTCTCCGTCACCAATTAACCCAAGAAGATACAGCAGAAATTCTTTCTTTGTTGGAGGAGTATCCGATTGCTTTTGGACGAAATAAAGCTGGGGAGCAGCTGGTATTTGTCGGAGATGTTGATGTTACACATGCTATTCGAGAAAATGATGTCACCAATAACGTTTCTTGGGTATCTGCTCTTGCCCCAATTCGTAAGAAATTGGTTGATTTGCAACGCAAGATTGCCGCTCAAGGTGGCATTGTGATGGATGGTCGTGATATTGGGACTGTTGTCCTTCCAGAAGCAGAATTAAAAATCTTCTTAATTGCTTCAGTAGAGGAAAGAGCCTTACGCCGCTTTAGGGAAAATCAGGAAAAAGGTATTCCGACTGATCTAGAACGCTTGAAAGAAGAAATCGCTCTTCGAGATCATAAAGATAGTACGAGAGCTGTCTCCCCTCTGAAAGCGGCAGATGATGCCATTACATTTGATACGACAGGGGTGTCGATTGAGGGTGTGGTTGAATTTATTTCAGAAAAAGCAAAAGAAATTCTTGACAAGTAG
- a CDS encoding lipopolysaccharide biosynthesis protein has protein sequence MKNRVNAKSVYIWNLLGNISAASVSVIYLLIVTRLSSSEVADDFSLSYSIGNLWVIIGLFQIRNFQGTDVNHRYNFNQYFLARMITSVLMFLTLIPYLLINGYEWLSDSFHIAIFIILYRLSDVFSDLCQGQFQKYERLDIAGKYMTYRYIISVGSLYMCLLLSKSLLLSFIVVSFFNFIFFILFDLRTSLFFEPLNIFSLFKISTANYALKILKECFPLFINGFLINIIFNEPKLAIERGMRLGVLPEGMQRNYNILFMPVFFMSLIILVIRPLITQMAILWSEKKYHSFNKIFRKIILLLFVVGLFISIAAYIIGVDVLSLVFAVNLSSERLSLGILVLSGVLYSFGVIIENILTIFRRQHILPIVFIILLVLSKLLTDRFIYTGGILGASICFCILMFTYALCSWILYMLVRKKYKNKGDEYVKNV, from the coding sequence ATGAAAAATAGAGTGAATGCTAAGTCCGTTTATATTTGGAATTTATTAGGTAATATATCTGCTGCATCAGTGTCTGTCATTTACTTACTAATTGTGACACGTTTATCAAGTTCTGAAGTGGCGGATGATTTTAGCTTATCTTACTCAATAGGTAATTTATGGGTCATTATAGGTCTTTTCCAGATTAGAAATTTTCAAGGGACAGATGTCAACCATAGATACAATTTTAATCAGTATTTTCTTGCTCGTATGATTACTTCTGTACTCATGTTTTTGACACTTATTCCTTATTTATTGATTAATGGATATGAATGGCTATCAGATTCTTTTCATATAGCAATTTTTATCATACTATACCGTTTATCTGATGTTTTTTCGGATTTATGTCAAGGGCAGTTTCAAAAATATGAGCGATTGGATATTGCTGGTAAATATATGACTTATCGCTATATTATAAGCGTTGGATCATTATATATGTGTCTCCTTCTGTCTAAGTCTTTATTGCTTTCCTTTATTGTAGTATCTTTTTTTAATTTTATCTTTTTTATCTTATTTGATTTAAGAACAAGTTTATTTTTTGAACCTTTAAATATTTTTAGTCTCTTTAAAATTTCTACAGCTAACTATGCATTAAAAATTTTAAAAGAATGTTTCCCGTTGTTTATTAATGGATTTTTGATTAATATTATTTTTAATGAGCCTAAGTTAGCAATTGAGAGAGGAATGAGATTAGGTGTTTTACCGGAAGGTATGCAGAGAAATTACAATATTCTTTTTATGCCAGTATTTTTTATGAGTTTAATTATCTTAGTAATTCGTCCATTGATTACGCAGATGGCAATTTTATGGAGTGAAAAAAAATATCATTCATTCAATAAAATATTTCGAAAGATTATTCTCTTGCTGTTTGTAGTGGGGTTGTTTATTTCGATTGCTGCCTATATTATTGGAGTAGATGTTTTAAGTCTAGTTTTTGCAGTGAATTTGAGTTCCGAGCGACTTTCATTAGGAATACTTGTTTTGTCTGGAGTACTGTATTCTTTTGGAGTAATTATAGAAAATATCCTAACGATTTTTAGAAGACAGCATATTCTACCTATTGTTTTTATTATTTTGTTAGTTTTGTCTAAATTATTAACCGATAGATTTATTTATACAGGTGGTATTTTAGGTGCGAGTATTTGCTTTTGCATTCTGATGTTTACGTATGCTTTGTGTAGCTGGATTCTTTATATGCTGGTTAGAAAGAAATATAAAAACAAGGGAGATGAGTATGTTAAAAACGTGTAG
- a CDS encoding SAG1386/EF1546 family surface-associated protein, whose translation MSQEPWNEEIYEGADESRRSRSSRGKSNSMFFTILGIVFVIIVLLITVIGIYLSSGGSKTDSTKEFYNTSSQSKADGSATSTSSSSSTSSSSTSSSTSTEESTEQSSTTSSSSATEGTTLSVQAGEGEASIAERAGISIAELERLNPDKLTGPGGTWWANPGDIVKIK comes from the coding sequence ATGTCACAAGAACCATGGAACGAAGAAATTTATGAAGGTGCAGATGAGAGCAGAAGAAGTCGCTCGAGTCGAGGAAAGTCAAATTCGATGTTCTTCACGATTTTAGGAATTGTATTTGTGATTATTGTTTTGCTGATTACGGTGATTGGCATCTACCTCTCTAGTGGAGGAAGCAAGACAGATTCTACAAAAGAGTTTTACAATACTAGCAGTCAGAGTAAGGCAGATGGATCTGCAACTAGCACAAGCAGTTCAAGCTCAACAAGTTCATCATCGACCTCAAGCTCTACGTCGACAGAAGAGTCAACGGAGCAGTCGTCAACTACTTCAAGTTCTAGCGCAACTGAGGGAACTACTTTATCCGTTCAAGCTGGTGAAGGAGAGGCTTCAATTGCGGAGCGCGCAGGAATTTCAATTGCTGAACTAGAGCGCTTGAACCCAGATAAGTTGACTGGTCCTGGTGGCACTTGGTGGGCAAACCCAGGTGATATTGTAAAAATTAAATAA
- a CDS encoding DUF2142 domain-containing protein, with protein sequence MLKTCSIFLKIEESWQGKLVVLFLAISFSLSLFSVFMRMPASWPDEQIHYYRAIQLSQGNILEKSVDSVDRYGGNVSISQAEFMDEDFDLIANPNGESYFGLQWIKRQQSLEFSDQSVFKETTSAVPYNPLIYSPYYLPLWIGRLFQLSPVAEFIFVRIGGLLFAYIVLLYAIRSLPFSKLTLAGFTLHPTLFVGFSAITADTFTNVIVILFISYMVKIIYSSLKQIQVRKSDVVKFSIIILLLSVAKIPAFFILLSVFPLIYFLRIQKLITKKQLIYLLIATFLSILFVFAWIMAVRHINTGAYFGRNTDMKQQLHYIISNIPQFIKIYLFALISYDYTSMQLGYANNPIFQSIPNVYITLYIAGLIFTTFIQDKHYTFMKENRLLSLVQFSKIISFVGIVTATFLILYLQFSIVGSSVIEGVQPRYFLPYFLLLLTYIPRKYIFDSKVYQYAMVLLILPASFYLLCMIAQIL encoded by the coding sequence ATGTTAAAAACGTGTAGTATTTTTTTAAAAATAGAAGAGAGTTGGCAAGGGAAATTAGTTGTGCTGTTTTTAGCGATTAGTTTTTCACTTTCTCTTTTTTCAGTTTTTATGAGAATGCCTGCTTCTTGGCCAGATGAACAAATTCATTATTATAGAGCCATACAATTATCTCAGGGTAATATTTTAGAAAAATCAGTAGATTCAGTGGATAGATATGGAGGAAATGTTTCGATATCACAAGCTGAATTTATGGATGAAGATTTTGACTTGATTGCTAATCCTAATGGAGAATCCTATTTTGGTTTACAGTGGATAAAACGCCAACAATCTTTGGAATTTAGCGACCAGTCGGTATTTAAAGAAACAACAAGTGCTGTTCCTTATAATCCTCTCATATATTCTCCTTACTATTTACCTTTATGGATTGGTAGACTGTTCCAATTATCTCCAGTTGCAGAGTTTATTTTTGTTAGGATTGGAGGCTTATTATTTGCTTATATTGTTTTATTATATGCTATTCGTTCTTTGCCATTTAGTAAGTTGACACTTGCTGGTTTTACACTGCATCCTACCCTTTTTGTTGGTTTTAGTGCGATTACAGCGGATACTTTTACAAATGTTATTGTTATTCTATTTATTTCGTATATGGTGAAAATAATATATAGTTCTCTGAAACAGATTCAAGTAAGAAAGTCTGATGTAGTTAAGTTTTCAATAATCATATTGTTATTATCAGTTGCTAAAATACCTGCTTTCTTTATTCTTTTGTCTGTATTTCCACTGATATACTTTTTAAGAATTCAAAAACTGATTACTAAAAAACAATTAATTTATTTGTTAATTGCGACATTCCTATCAATTTTATTCGTATTTGCGTGGATTATGGCTGTTCGACATATAAATACAGGAGCATATTTTGGACGTAATACAGATATGAAACAGCAACTCCATTATATTATTTCAAACATTCCTCAGTTTATAAAAATATATCTTTTTGCTCTCATATCTTATGATTATACAAGTATGCAGCTTGGGTATGCCAATAATCCTATTTTTCAAAGTATACCTAATGTATATATAACTCTTTATATTGCAGGTTTAATTTTTACAACTTTTATTCAGGACAAACATTATACGTTTATGAAGGAAAATAGATTATTATCACTAGTACAATTTAGTAAGATTATTTCTTTTGTGGGAATAGTTACAGCTACCTTTCTCATTTTATATTTGCAGTTTTCCATAGTAGGTTCAAGTGTTATAGAAGGAGTTCAACCTAGGTACTTTTTACCATATTTTTTATTACTTCTTACTTATATTCCTAGAAAGTATATTTTCGATTCAAAAGTTTATCAATACGCTATGGTATTACTAATCTTACCAGCCAGTTTTTACCTATTGTGTATGATAGCTCAAATTTTGTAA
- the rpmI gene encoding 50S ribosomal protein L35 gives MPKQKTHRASAKRFKRTGSGGLKRFRAYTSHRFHGKTKKQRRHLRKAAMVHSGDFKRIKAMLTGLK, from the coding sequence ATGCCAAAACAAAAAACTCACCGCGCATCAGCTAAACGTTTCAAACGTACAGGTTCTGGTGGATTGAAACGCTTCCGCGCTTATACTTCACACCGTTTCCACGGAAAAACTAAAAAACAACGTCGTCACCTTCGCAAAGCAGCAATGGTACATTCAGGTGACTTCAAACGTATCAAAGCAATGCTTACAGGACTTAAATAA
- the rplT gene encoding 50S ribosomal protein L20, which produces MARVKGGVVSRKRRKRILKLAKGYYGAKHILFRTAKEQVMNSYYYAYRDRRQKKRDFRKLWITRINAAARMNGLSYSQLMHGLKLAEIEVNRKMLADLAVNDAAAFTALADAAKAKLGK; this is translated from the coding sequence ATGGCACGTGTTAAAGGTGGCGTTGTATCACGCAAACGCCGTAAACGTATTTTAAAATTAGCTAAAGGTTACTATGGTGCAAAACACATCTTGTTCCGTACTGCAAAAGAACAAGTAATGAACTCTTACTACTATGCATACCGTGACCGTCGTCAGAAAAAACGTGATTTCCGTAAATTGTGGATCACTCGTATCAACGCGGCAGCTCGCATGAATGGTTTGTCATACTCACAATTGATGCATGGTTTGAAATTGGCTGAAATTGAAGTAAACCGTAAAATGTTGGCTGACCTTGCTGTAAATGACGCAGCTGCTTTCACAGCACTTGCAGATGCAGCAAAAGCTAAACTCGGTAAATAA
- a CDS encoding HAD family hydrolase, with translation MIRWIFFDVGSTLVDETVSYQRFANECALVLRDHGKQVSAAEFLEKMKEMAALGEAPIRSAWSWYGLPASLRPRWKHVDEILYPDVIPTLNYLSQFYHLGIIANQGRGLEERLEAFGIRHFFDIIVCSEEVGYKKPDRAIFDVALKQVATPAEECIYIGDRMDNDILPAKAAGMRTIHLLQGMGPHDCPNTTLESDVTIQQLSELDKLL, from the coding sequence ATGATCCGCTGGATATTTTTTGATGTAGGGTCGACTTTGGTAGATGAAACAGTCTCTTATCAGCGATTTGCAAATGAGTGTGCACTGGTTTTACGAGATCATGGAAAGCAGGTGTCTGCGGCAGAATTTTTAGAAAAAATGAAAGAGATGGCAGCACTTGGAGAAGCCCCTATCAGAAGTGCCTGGTCTTGGTATGGTTTGCCAGCCAGTCTACGTCCTAGATGGAAGCATGTGGATGAGATACTCTATCCAGATGTCATTCCGACTTTGAACTATCTTAGCCAGTTCTATCACTTGGGGATTATTGCTAATCAAGGACGAGGCTTAGAGGAGCGATTGGAAGCATTTGGGATTCGTCATTTCTTTGATATCATTGTCTGTTCGGAAGAAGTTGGTTACAAAAAACCTGACCGAGCGATTTTTGATGTTGCTTTAAAACAAGTTGCGACTCCAGCAGAAGAATGTATCTACATCGGAGATCGTATGGACAATGATATTCTGCCCGCAAAGGCAGCTGGAATGCGAACGATACATCTTTTACAAGGAATGGGTCCACATGACTGTCCAAATACAACACTAGAAAGTGATGTCACCATTCAGCAGTTGAGTGAGTTGGATAAACTACTATAA
- a CDS encoding EbsA family protein: MIKIFGRVRYHWQPELSWSIIYWSLTITPAFIALSLVLERARISNTIIQLFLLVIIMFGIGWHRYFVIDDEYLKIASANPITSKKIQIATISKIEVTYLFIKIFSDDMPSGQVYYIRKWPKKYFINALALNTHFQGEIVLTDHLVTQDYFEEYYAEHTRKSV; encoded by the coding sequence ATGATTAAGATATTTGGTCGTGTAAGATATCATTGGCAACCAGAGTTATCCTGGTCGATTATTTATTGGTCATTGACGATTACTCCGGCATTTATTGCCTTGTCCCTTGTACTTGAGCGGGCTCGTATTTCAAACACCATTATTCAATTATTTTTACTGGTGATTATCATGTTTGGCATTGGTTGGCACCGCTATTTTGTTATTGATGACGAGTACTTAAAAATTGCGTCAGCTAATCCGATTACATCAAAAAAAATACAGATCGCAACCATTTCTAAAATAGAGGTGACGTATCTGTTCATTAAGATATTTTCGGATGATATGCCAAGTGGGCAGGTATACTATATTCGTAAGTGGCCTAAAAAATACTTTATCAATGCTTTGGCCTTAAATACTCACTTTCAAGGTGAAATTGTTTTAACGGATCATCTTGTTACTCAGGATTATTTTGAGGAGTATTATGCAGAGCATACGCGAAAGTCAGTCTGA
- a CDS encoding tetratricopeptide repeat protein, producing MTNSEKMLVCLEQQDLPKAMKYFQRALETDEDELLLELAAYLESIGFLPQAKEIYLHLQAAYPELAIQLAQIANEDGLVEEAFGYLETIDRTSPSYVEALLVKADLYQSEGLADVAREKLLEASQLSADPVILFGLAELDMELQEYKEAIQYYAQLDNREIYDWTGVSTYQRIGLAYASLGKFEVAIDYLEKAVELAYDDQTVFELATLLLDREDYQKSALYFKQLDTMNPEFEGYEYAYAQALHGEHKLAEAREMVAKALAKNEYDPTLLLLASQYAYEDHDVQAAEAYLLQAKTDSEDENEVVLRLTNLYLEQERYEEAVSLYSEELDHVLAIWNIAKAYQALERDDEALALFEQLEQDLAENPEFLADYVELLRQIGQLDKAKHMAGRYLQLVPDDLVMQEFYNQG from the coding sequence ATGACAAATAGTGAAAAAATGCTCGTCTGCCTTGAGCAGCAAGACTTACCAAAGGCCATGAAATATTTTCAACGTGCCTTAGAGACAGATGAGGATGAGTTGCTGTTGGAGTTAGCAGCCTATCTGGAAAGTATTGGTTTTTTACCACAGGCAAAAGAGATTTATCTACATTTGCAAGCGGCTTATCCTGAATTAGCCATTCAGCTAGCTCAAATTGCTAATGAAGATGGCTTGGTAGAAGAAGCCTTTGGCTATTTGGAGACGATTGACAGGACTAGTCCTTCTTATGTAGAGGCCTTGCTTGTAAAGGCAGATTTATACCAATCAGAAGGTCTTGCTGATGTGGCAAGAGAAAAACTCTTGGAAGCTAGTCAGTTATCAGCTGATCCGGTCATTTTATTTGGACTGGCAGAGTTAGATATGGAATTACAAGAGTATAAAGAAGCGATTCAGTACTATGCCCAACTGGACAATCGTGAAATCTATGACTGGACAGGTGTATCGACTTACCAGCGGATTGGTCTTGCCTATGCTAGTCTTGGAAAGTTTGAAGTAGCGATTGACTACTTGGAAAAGGCAGTCGAGTTAGCCTATGATGACCAGACAGTTTTTGAGTTGGCTACGTTATTGTTAGACCGTGAGGATTATCAGAAATCTGCACTTTATTTCAAACAGCTTGATACCATGAATCCAGAATTTGAAGGCTACGAATATGCGTATGCCCAAGCCCTTCATGGAGAGCATAAGTTGGCAGAAGCAAGAGAAATGGTTGCAAAAGCTCTAGCCAAAAACGAATATGACCCAACTCTTCTTTTATTAGCTTCTCAGTATGCTTATGAGGACCACGATGTGCAGGCGGCGGAAGCCTATCTCTTACAGGCTAAGACAGATAGTGAGGATGAAAATGAAGTAGTTCTTCGCTTGACCAACCTTTATTTGGAGCAAGAACGCTATGAGGAAGCTGTCAGTCTGTACTCGGAAGAATTGGACCATGTCCTAGCCATTTGGAATATTGCAAAAGCCTATCAAGCCTTAGAAAGAGATGACGAAGCGCTTGCCCTCTTTGAGCAATTAGAGCAGGACTTGGCTGAAAATCCTGAATTTTTAGCAGATTACGTTGAGCTTTTGCGGCAGATTGGTCAGTTAGACAAGGCGAAACACATGGCAGGCCGTTATCTTCAGTTGGTACCAGATGACTTGGTCATGCAGGAATTTTATAATCAGGGATAA
- a CDS encoding lactonase family protein: MTLYFGTYTKRASEGIYAVDFNAETGELSNRRLIASEPNPTYLAFSNDHFLYTVGAEDSQGGLAAFTPNLGLINHAVEEGAPHCYVSVDDKRQLVYGANYHKGQVLVYKRLENGGLALADCQQHEGSEPHPNQASAHVHFADLTPDNYLVTCDLGLDEVVTYTVSDQGKLAPLARYQATPGAGPRHITFHPTAKIAYLICELNSTIEVLIYDGLGEFELMQTISTLPSDYTDFNGTAAIRLSSDGKFLYGSNRGHDSIAVYKVLGDASLELVEIVPSLGKTPRDFILSPDNRFIIVAHQDSDNVSIFHRDSETGKLTNLSSDFIVPEAVAVTFA; the protein is encoded by the coding sequence ATGACACTTTATTTTGGAACTTACACAAAACGAGCTTCTGAGGGGATCTACGCTGTAGATTTTAATGCAGAAACAGGAGAATTAAGTAATCGCCGCTTAATTGCGTCTGAGCCAAATCCGACCTATCTAGCCTTTTCAAACGATCACTTTCTCTACACAGTTGGTGCCGAAGATTCCCAAGGAGGATTGGCTGCATTTACACCAAACTTGGGACTCATCAATCATGCAGTTGAAGAAGGCGCCCCCCACTGCTATGTATCTGTAGATGATAAGCGTCAGCTTGTCTACGGCGCCAACTACCATAAAGGACAAGTGCTTGTCTATAAACGCTTAGAAAACGGCGGACTCGCATTAGCCGATTGCCAACAACACGAGGGTTCTGAGCCACACCCAAACCAAGCTAGTGCTCACGTTCATTTCGCTGATTTGACTCCTGACAATTATCTCGTTACCTGCGATTTAGGACTAGACGAAGTCGTCACCTACACCGTCTCTGACCAAGGTAAGCTTGCCCCTCTCGCCCGATATCAGGCAACACCAGGAGCTGGTCCACGTCACATTACCTTCCATCCAACAGCGAAGATTGCCTATCTGATCTGTGAATTGAACTCCACCATTGAAGTCCTCATCTATGACGGACTGGGAGAATTTGAGCTTATGCAGACCATTTCCACCTTGCCGAGTGACTACACAGACTTTAATGGGACAGCAGCCATCCGCCTCTCATCTGATGGAAAATTCCTTTACGGATCCAACCGTGGACATGATTCGATTGCTGTTTACAAGGTGCTTGGCGATGCTAGCCTTGAGTTGGTTGAAATCGTACCAAGTCTTGGCAAAACACCACGTGATTTTATCTTGAGTCCTGACAATCGTTTCATCATTGTCGCCCACCAAGATTCCGATAATGTTAGTATCTTTCATCGCGATAGTGAAACTGGAAAACTAACCAACCTATCTTCTGATTTTATCGTACCAGAAGCCGTTGCTGTCACATTTGCATAA